In Stegostoma tigrinum isolate sSteTig4 chromosome 7, sSteTig4.hap1, whole genome shotgun sequence, one genomic interval encodes:
- the nxph2a gene encoding neurexophilin-2 isoform X2, which produces MRYPVHHPFLLVLLQCFLHTVTSHKNHLGRTLELLELRDKAAGETLADNLADPQRVNPLRLFVKESPKLKQDITDTSRVKASNDLWAWLNNLTDIQESHSRTKRRPIVKTGKFKKMFGWGDFHSNIKTVKLNLLITGKIVDHGNGTFSVYFRHNSTGLGNVSVSLVPPSKVVEFDFSQQSTLETKESKTFNCRIEYEKTDRAKKTALCNYDPSKICYQEQTQSHVSWLCSKPFKVICIYIAFYSVDYKLVQKVCPDYNYHSETPYYSSG; this is translated from the coding sequence GTCACCTCTCATAAGAATCATCTGGGAAGAACACTGGAACTACTGGAATTAAGAGACAAGGCAGCAGGAGAAACACTTGCTGATAATTTGGCTGACCCACAGAGGGTAAATCCATTGCGGCTGTTTGTGAAGGAGAGTCCCAAACTGAAACAGGACATCACTGATACTTCCCGTGTTAAAGCTTCAAATGACTTGTGGGCATGGTTAAACAACCTAACAGATATTCAGGAATCCCATTCACGGACCAAACGCAGACCCATTGTTAAAACAGGAAAATTCAAGAAAATGTTTGGGTGGGGAGACTTCCATTCCAACATCAAAACAGTTAAATTGAATCTTCTCATTACCGGCAAGATAGTTGACCACGGGAATGGGACTTTCAGCGTTTACTTTAGACACAACTCGACTGGTCTTGGGAATGTATCTGTAAGCCTGGTACCACCATCCAAGGTTGTGGAGTTTGACTTCTCCCAGCAGTCAACGCTGGAGACCAAGGAGTCCAAAACATTCAACTGTCGAATCGAGTATGAGAAAACGGACAGAGCGAAGAAGACTGCACTATGTAATTATGATCCTTCAAAGATATGCTATCAGGAACAGACCCAAAGTCATGTTTCCTGGTTATGTTCAAAACCATTCAAGGTTATATGCATATATATAGCTTTCTACAGTGTAGATTATAAACTTGTGCAGAAGGTTTGCCCCGATTACAACTATCATAGTGAAACCCCTTATTATTCATCTGGTTAA